Genomic window (Sphingomonas japonica):
CGGACCTGCTGCGCCGGGTCGGTGAACAGCTGGCCGAGCGCGCCGGCGGGCAGACGCCGTCGGGGGATCATCCGCTGGACGGCCTGGCGCTCGATCTACGCGGAGCACTCGATCGCGACGAGATCGCCATCCGCTTCCAGCCGCAGGTCGCGGTTACCAGCGGCGCGATCGTCGGGGTGGAAGCGCTGGCGCGATGGAATCACCCCTCGCTGGGCGAGCTCGGTGCCGAAACCCTGCTCGCCACCGCACAGCGCGGCGGGATGGATGTCGCCTTGTCGGACCACCTCCAGACGCAGGCGCTGCGGTCGGCTGCGCGCTGGCCGGCGGCATTGTCGCGCTTGCGGCTGGCGATCAACATTACCGCCGACGATGTCGCGCGTCCGGGCTTTGCCGACATCCTGCTCGACCGGATCGACAGCAGCGGGTTCCCGCGCGCCCGGCTGACCATCGAAGTCACCGAAAGCGGGCTGATCGACGATCTCGGTTCCGCGGCGGCATTGCTGTCGGAACTTCGCGCCGCTGGCTGCCGCGTGGCGATCGACGATTTCGGCACCGGCTATTCCAGCCTCGCCTATCTCAAGGCGCTGCCGCTCGACTATCTCAAGATCGACAAGAAATTGTCGCAGGATATCGCCGGGACCCCGCGGGACCGGGTAGTCGTGCGCGGGGTCATCGACATGGCGCGCTCGCTCGGACTGGCCGTCGTGGCCGAGGGGGTCGAGACGGCCGAGCAGCTCGATCTGCTCGCCAAAGAGGGCTGCCAATATTATCAGGGGTTCCTGTGCGCCGAACCGCTCGATGCAAACGGGCTGCTCGCGCTGATCGAGGGGATGACGACATGATTCGATGGTTGAGTGCAATCGTCCTGCTGGCGCTGGCGGTTCCGGCCGCTGCGCAAGGCGACGAACCGCGCGCCGCGATCGAGGCGGCGATGACGCAATCGGCCAGGGGCTGGAACGCCGGCGATCTCGACGCCTTTCTCGGGGTCTATTCAGACGACCCCTCGACCAGCTTTACCGGCAGCACCGGCGTCGTGCGCGGCAAGGCGGCGATCCGCAAGAAATACGTCGCCGATTACGCCGCAGTGTTCGGCCCGTCGGCGAACCGCGCCGCGATCCCGCCGCTTAGTTTCGAATATGTCGATTTCAGGCCGATCGGGGCCGATCACGTCCAGGTCATTGCGCGCTGGCGGCTCGGGAGCGGCGAATGGGCACAGTCCGGCATGACCACCGTGCTGTTCCGCCGCGAGGCGGCGGGTTGGCATATCGTTGCCGATCACAGCAGCTGATGCCCAACGACCGCGACGTATCGGGCGTGTGGTACGGTAGCTACAGCTCGACGAACCGATGGGTTCGGCCGAACCGGTTCATCGCCCTGCTCAGCGAACAGGGCGGCGCTTTCGCCGGCACCATCACCGAACCCGACGCTGAGGGGATCACCGATATCCTGCGCGCGGACGTCACCGGGACGCGGAGCGGGGCGACCGTGCACTTCACGAAGCGCTATGACGGCGCGTCCTGGACCCGCAACATCGTCCAGTATTCGGGTCGCATCGATGATGCGGGGACCGAGATTACGGGCGAATGGTCGTTTTCGCATTATTCCGGAGGCTTCGTGATGACCCGCGAGAATTTCGCCACAGAGCAGCTGGAAGACGAAGCCAGCGACCTGATGCCGTTCGATTCCTGACGGCGCTACCCCGCGGCCGCCTTGGCCAGACCCCGCGAAATCTGCAACGCGGCGTTCAGCCGCGCTTTCGACGTCGCCCATTGCCGCGCCACGACCAGCTTCATGTCGGGGCGCAGCTTTGCGGTTCCGTCGAGCCGTTCGACATAGGCAAGCAGCCCGTCGACATTGGAAAACTTGTCCTCGTGGAAGCTCACCAGCGCGCCCTTGGGTCCGACATCGAGCTTGGCGACGCAGGCCTTCTTCGCATTCAGCTTGGTCTCGATCAGCGTCAGC
Coding sequences:
- a CDS encoding YybH family protein, which codes for MIRWLSAIVLLALAVPAAAQGDEPRAAIEAAMTQSARGWNAGDLDAFLGVYSDDPSTSFTGSTGVVRGKAAIRKKYVADYAAVFGPSANRAAIPPLSFEYVDFRPIGADHVQVIARWRLGSGEWAQSGMTTVLFRREAAGWHIVADHSS